A genome region from Cutaneotrichosporon cavernicola HIS019 DNA, chromosome: 5 includes the following:
- a CDS encoding uncharacterized protein (Major Facilitator Superfamily) produces METNFSPPTRTQSPTVMAALSRVSSLVANPPLDIHRNSPNTPRPLTELGDKMVTELEYTTHHPDTPSAASTVAPDGCTEVKELDGDTVHIPDGGLRAWLVVLGACHILFSTFGFVRTGSGWIGSLQYMLIYLPALPMGRLVDRGLFLYPFWIASALYPLAIILTAEVKEYWQATLCHGVLFGFMAGILFCPAIAVTSQWFHHKRALALGVVACASSLGGTIFPIITTNCLKHLGFPWTMRICGFICLYSTIFASLTLRNCLPPKNAAGGMFNLKAFKNPAYSFFTIGCFLVMGGLYTPLSFMDVMGKEMGLGTYASYLITIANAFSTIGRIGPALVADKVGSMNILIPGLFGSIITTFGWPFAHNKAGITAIAATNGIFQGSFVSLLAPACAVLGNVEDIGRRFGMVNTLMSFGAFLAAPASGALLSKTDFHAVSYYAASLLIGGTACFILARHYHLRKFWGKM; encoded by the exons ATGGAGACAAACTTCTCCCCACCAACACGGACGCAGTCGCCAACCGTGATGGCGGCGCTGTCTCGCGTCAGCAGCCTGGTCGCAAACCCACCCCTCGACATCCATCGTAATTCCCCCAACACTCCCCGACCTTTGACCGAGCTGGGCGACAAAATGGTCACAGAGCTCGAGTACACGACACACCACCCAGATACcccgagcgcagcgagcaCAGTGGCTCCCGACGGGTGTACGGAagtcaaggagctcgacggcgacacTGTGCACATTCCAGACGGTGGGCTGCGCGCGTGGCTGGTGGTCCTCGGCGCGTGCCACATTCTGTTTTCGACGTTTGGGTTCGTG CGGACCGGGTC CGGATGGATCGGCTCGCTCCAATACATGCTGATTTATCTCCCGGCACTACCAATGGGgcgtctcgtcgaccgTGGCTTATTCCTCTATCCGTTCTGGATCGCGTCGGCGTTGTACCCCCTCGCCATCATTTTGACTGCTGAA GTCAAGGAGTACTGGCAAGCGACCCTGTGTCATGGTGTCCTCTTCGGCTTTATGGCTGGCATCCTCTTCTGCCCCGCGATCGCCGTGACTTCTCAATGGTTCCATCACAAGCGCGCACTTGCGCTTGGTGTCGTGGCGTGCGCCTCGTCATTGGGTGGCACAATCTTTCCGATCATCACGACCAACTGCCTCAAACACCTCGGCTTTCCATGGACGATGCGTATCTGTGGCTTCATCTGCCTATATTCCACAATATTTGCCTCGCTCACACTCCGGAACTGCCTCCCGCCCAAAAATGCCGCAGGAGGCATGTTCAATCTCAAGGCATTCAAGAACCCGGCCTACTCGTTCTTCACCATCGGCTGTTTTCTCGTCATGGGTGGCCTGTACACGCCCCTCTCATTCATGGATGTCATGGGCAAGGAAATGGGTCTTGGCACATACGCGTCGTACCTCATCACCATTGCGAACGCCTTCTCGACCATCGGGCGTATCGGCCCAGCCTTGGTCGCCGATAAAGTGGGAAGCATGAACATCCTCATTCCAGGATTGTTTGGGAGCATCATCACGACATTTGGCTGGCCCTTTGCCCACAACAAAGCAGGCATAACTGCCATCGCCGCAACCAACGGTATTTTCCAAGGCAGTTTTGTGTCTCTCCTCGCCCCGGCCTGTGCGGTCCTCGGTAATGTCGAGGACATCGGCCGTCGCTTCGGCATGGTCAACACGCTCATGTCATTTGGCGCGTTCCTCGCTGCCCCAGCATCCGGCGCACTGCTTTCCAAAACCGACTTCCACGCCGTGTCGTACTACGCCGCCAGCCTCTTGATTGGCGGCACAGCTTGTTTCATCCTAGCCCGCCACTACCACCTTCGCAAATTCTGGGGCAAGATGTGA